CACGAAGCCGCATAACGGCGACAAATCGAGCAATTACACTGCCCAACCTCTTTGGGAACTGATACCGCCGAAATTTGAACATTTCCGCAATGGCAACTCACCTTCATCCGCACAATTCCTTCTGCTCAACTGAGTATACAAATAAAGCCAATTGCCTACTGTATCACCATTAATTTCGTAGGGGAAAGCGAATATTTAGTCACATCGATCACACAAACAAAACATAACCATAACAATGACGCGTTTTTGTATATACATTTTAATCAATAAACAAGGAGGTGTTATGGAAAATTCCAATGCAGCATCACAGGCACACAGCCGCAACTATTTTCGGCTGTTCGGACTCAGTGCCCTGGGTGTGTTTATCTTTTTTATTCCGGTCAGTTTTAACGGCAAAACCAGCATTCCCCTGGATCATCTGGTCAGCCTGATCAAAAGCGGGCTCGGCAGCGGAACCAGCTGGTACGCGATGGCGATGATCCTGGCCGGGGCCGTCTACCCGTTGATCACAAAATCCTGGCGACAGAGCACCACAAATACTGTGTTTCTGGGGCTGAAATGGCTCGGCGTCATCGCGGCGATTTTTGCCATCACCGGCACCGGACCGCAAGCCTTGCAGTCGCCGGATATGCTGCCGTTTCTGTTCAACAAGCTGGTGATCTCCGTCGGTTTGATTGTACCGATCGGCTCGGTCTTCCTGGCATTTCTGGTCAGCTATGGCTTGCTGGAAGCCATCGGGATCCTGGTTCAGAAACTCATGCAGCCGATTTGGCGAACGCCGGGCCGCTCCGCGATCGATGCCGTGGCCTCTTTTGTCGGCAGCTATTCGATTGGCCTGCTGATCACCAACCGGGTGTACACCGCCGGTCAGTATTCCGCCCGTGAAGCGGCGATCATTGCCACCGGTTTCTCGACAGTCTCCGCGACCTTCATGATCATCGTGGCGAAAACCCTGGGCCTGATGGAGATTTGGAATGTCTACTTCTGGGCGACCCTGCTGATCACCTTCATCGTCACCGCAATCACTGTGCGTCTGCCGCCGCTGTCGACCATGGATGATCAGGCGCAACACCGTGAGCCGGAGTGCGAGCCCGGTAACCGCATGAGAACTGCACTGGATACCGGCCTCACCGTGGCTGAGCAAGCGCCGAGTTTGGGCAAGAGCATTGTTGAGAACTTCAGAGATGGCCTGATCATGACCATCAGCATTCTGCCGTCCATTATGTCGGTCGGCCTGATTGGTTTGCTGGTTGCCAAGTACACACCGGTCTTTGACTGGCTGGGCATGGTGTTTTACCCCATCACGCTGATCTGGGGACTGGAAGATGGCATGGCGCTGGCCCGCGCCAGTGCGGCCGGCTTAGCGGAAATGTTCCTCCCGGCGCTGTTGATGACCGAAGCCAGCGATATTGCCCGCTTTGCGGCCGGGGTGGTCTGTGTCTCGTCGGTGCTGTTTTTCTCCGCTTCGATCCCCTGCATTCTGGCAACCCGGATCCCGCTGACCGTGGCAAAACTGGTGATCATCTGGTTGATCCGGACCATGCTGAGTCTGTTCCTGGCGATCCCAACTGCCATGCTGCTGCTCGGCTAACCGGCTCACTCGAAGCTAGCCGACCAGACAGTAACC
Above is a window of Photobacterium sp. TY1-4 DNA encoding:
- a CDS encoding YjiH family protein, which encodes MENSNAASQAHSRNYFRLFGLSALGVFIFFIPVSFNGKTSIPLDHLVSLIKSGLGSGTSWYAMAMILAGAVYPLITKSWRQSTTNTVFLGLKWLGVIAAIFAITGTGPQALQSPDMLPFLFNKLVISVGLIVPIGSVFLAFLVSYGLLEAIGILVQKLMQPIWRTPGRSAIDAVASFVGSYSIGLLITNRVYTAGQYSAREAAIIATGFSTVSATFMIIVAKTLGLMEIWNVYFWATLLITFIVTAITVRLPPLSTMDDQAQHREPECEPGNRMRTALDTGLTVAEQAPSLGKSIVENFRDGLIMTISILPSIMSVGLIGLLVAKYTPVFDWLGMVFYPITLIWGLEDGMALARASAAGLAEMFLPALLMTEASDIARFAAGVVCVSSVLFFSASIPCILATRIPLTVAKLVIIWLIRTMLSLFLAIPTAMLLLG